CCCACATCCGCCGCGCCGTCGAGATCACGGACAGCGGGCCGTACGGCGAACTCACCCGCTACTTCGCGGGCGAGCGCGGCCGGATCGACACCGCGCTGCACACCCTCGACCACTTCGACGGCCTGAACTTCGCGGCCCGCGCCACCGCCCCGGCGCTCTTCGGCACGGCGTTGCGCGACGACGTGGTGCCGCCGTCCACCGGCTTCGCCGCGTACCACCACTACGCGGGCGAGAAGGAGCTGAAGGTGTGGCGGTTCAATGCCCACGAGGGGGGCGGCGGCGAGCAGCGCGCGGCGGAAATGCTCTTTCTGCGCAAGCTGTTCGGCTGAGCCGTCCGGCGCGCGGGGTCCGGGGTCCGGCGCGCGGGGCCCAGGGCCCTCAGACGGCCCCCATCAGGTGTTCCAGCGCCAGCTGGTCCAGATGCTCGAAGGCCATGCCGCGGGCGGCCGCGGCCTCGACGTCGAAGGTCTCGTAGGCGGTGCCGTCGGCGAGCAGCCCGGCCAGGCCGTCTTCGGCGGTGGGCCGGCTCAGCTGGTCCAGGCGCGCGGCGTGCAGCGCGTCCTGGACGGCCGGGTCGGCCCGGAAGGCCGCGGCACGCTCCTTGAGGAGCAGATAGTTGCGCATACAGCCGGCCGCCGAGGTCCACACGCCGTCCAGGTCCTCGGTGCGCGGCGGCTTGAAGTCGAAGTGCCGCGGCCCGTCGTACCCGGCCGTCTCCAGCAGGTCGACGAGCCAGAAGGCGGACCGCAGATCGCCCGCGCCGAAGCGCAGGTCCTGGTCGTACTTGATCCCGCTCTGGCCGTTGAGGTCGATGTGGAAGAGCTTTCCCGCCCACAGCGCCTGGGCGATGCCGTGCGGGAAGTTCAGCCCCGCCATCTGCTCGTGCCCCACCTCGGGGTTGACCCCGTAGAGCTCGGGGCGCTCCAGCCGCTCGATGAACGCGAGAGCGTGGCCGACGGTGGGCAGCAGGATGTCGCCCCGCGGCTCGTTGGGCTTGGGCTCGATGGCGAACCGCAGGTCGTAGCCCTGCTCGACGACGTACTGGCCGAGGAGGTCGAACGCCTCCTTCATCCGGTCCAGGGCGGCCCGTACGTCCTTGGCCGCACCGGACTCCGCGCCCTCCCTGCCGCCCCAGGCGACATAGGTGTGCGCGCCCAGCTCGGCGGCGAGGTCGATGTTGCGGAGCGTCTTGCGCAGCGCATAGCGGCGGACGTCGCGGTCGTTTGCGGTGAAGGCGCCGTCCTTGAAGACGGGGTGGGTGAAGAGGTTGGTGGTGGCCATCGGCACGACCAGGCCGGTGGCGTCCAGCGCCTGCCGGAAGCGTTTGACGGCCGTCTCGCGCCCGAGGTCCCCGGCGCCGAACGGGATCAGGTCGTCGTCGTGGAAGGTGACGCCGTACGCGCCGAGGTCGGCGAGGCGCCGGACCGATTCGACGGGGTCCAGGGCGCGGCGGGTGGCGTCCCCGAACGGGTCGCGGCCCTGCCAGCCGACGGTCCACAGGCCGAAGCTGAATTTGTCCTCGGGCACGGGCTGGTGGCTCATCACGGCTCCCGGTGATTTCGTCAACGCACTTTACAAATTCCGCCGCGGCCAAACTAATATGCGGCAGCACACCGGGGAACCCCCTGGACCTGGACCATGGAGCACGGGCCGCCGAGGGAG
This portion of the Streptomyces caniferus genome encodes:
- the xylA gene encoding xylose isomerase is translated as MSHQPVPEDKFSFGLWTVGWQGRDPFGDATRRALDPVESVRRLADLGAYGVTFHDDDLIPFGAGDLGRETAVKRFRQALDATGLVVPMATTNLFTHPVFKDGAFTANDRDVRRYALRKTLRNIDLAAELGAHTYVAWGGREGAESGAAKDVRAALDRMKEAFDLLGQYVVEQGYDLRFAIEPKPNEPRGDILLPTVGHALAFIERLERPELYGVNPEVGHEQMAGLNFPHGIAQALWAGKLFHIDLNGQSGIKYDQDLRFGAGDLRSAFWLVDLLETAGYDGPRHFDFKPPRTEDLDGVWTSAAGCMRNYLLLKERAAAFRADPAVQDALHAARLDQLSRPTAEDGLAGLLADGTAYETFDVEAAAARGMAFEHLDQLALEHLMGAV